The Bacteroidia bacterium genome window below encodes:
- a CDS encoding O-methyltransferase, producing the protein MDFLPPEIEEYARQHTEPEPELLQQLNRETHAKVLYPRMLSGHFQGRLLSLISKMIRPKYILEIGTYTGYSALCLAEGLQPDGKLITIDINEELESICHRYFAQSKYHSQIELRIGDARAIIPQLNYPFDLVFIDADKENYLFYYEMLIPKLPKGAFILADNVLWSGKVLNEEHKDKETQSLREFNTYLLKDIRVEKLLLPIRDGLMIIRVK; encoded by the coding sequence ATGGATTTTTTACCTCCCGAAATTGAAGAATATGCTCGCCAGCATACAGAACCTGAACCTGAACTATTACAACAACTCAACCGTGAAACCCACGCCAAAGTCCTATATCCCCGCATGCTCTCCGGACACTTTCAAGGGCGATTGCTTAGCCTAATCAGCAAAATGATACGCCCTAAATACATTTTAGAAATTGGCACTTATACAGGCTACTCCGCACTTTGCTTAGCAGAAGGGCTACAACCCGACGGCAAACTCATTACTATCGACATCAACGAAGAACTAGAAAGTATATGCCACAGATACTTTGCACAATCTAAATACCACTCGCAAATAGAGCTTAGAATAGGTGATGCTCGGGCTATCATTCCGCAACTCAATTACCCTTTTGACCTCGTTTTCATAGATGCAGACAAAGAAAATTACCTTTTTTATTACGAAATGCTCATTCCCAAATTGCCAAAAGGGGCTTTCATCTTGGCGGATAACGTATTATGGAGTGGTAAAGTATTAAACGAAGAACATAAAGATAAAGAAACCCAAAGTTTGAGAGAATTTAATACCTACCTTCTCAAAGACATTCGTGTAGAAAAACTATTGCTTCCTATCCGAGATGGCTTGATGATAATCCGAGTAAAATAA
- a CDS encoding GNAT family N-acetyltransferase, with translation MVKIDLAQAHHFSAIVNLIQQEEPHFTWETFQQKYLRHAQNILLVAHKGDKIVGFIGGLFSQLRNNDVIYWAVDAVVDAQHRKQGIATQLLKSLIFYGKYVIGIGVKNAHILKAEINAGFKVSRHIHTYTSYPVLPQRLTLQPVSLQEVKSFILHTAWQKNTHDIDWYFQNTVSYEIMKDTSLQTFVVLKKEPFGLRLMECSQDKNYFSMVVKAVRHYHQKVRFLVNRRQSFFIQAMYKALALPAFKPEILIYTHDFMLDLPIYFGHSDWFAY, from the coding sequence ATGGTAAAGATAGACCTTGCCCAAGCACATCATTTTTCAGCTATTGTCAACCTTATTCAGCAGGAAGAACCTCATTTCACTTGGGAAACTTTTCAACAGAAGTATCTTCGGCATGCTCAAAATATATTGCTTGTAGCTCATAAAGGCGATAAAATCGTAGGTTTTATTGGCGGATTGTTTTCTCAACTACGAAACAATGACGTAATTTATTGGGCTGTAGATGCAGTAGTAGATGCGCAGCACCGAAAGCAAGGTATAGCCACGCAGCTTTTAAAGAGTTTAATTTTCTACGGAAAGTATGTAATCGGCATAGGTGTCAAAAATGCCCATATTCTTAAAGCCGAAATCAATGCAGGTTTTAAGGTCAGTAGGCATATACATACTTATACAAGTTACCCTGTGTTACCTCAAAGATTGACTTTGCAACCCGTTTCTTTACAGGAGGTAAAAAGTTTTATTTTACACACGGCTTGGCAAAAAAATACTCACGATATTGATTGGTATTTTCAAAATACGGTGAGCTATGAAATAATGAAAGACACTTCACTACAAACTTTTGTGGTTTTGAAAAAAGAACCTTTCGGACTTCGCTTAATGGAATGCTCGCAGGATAAAAATTATTTTTCTATGGTAGTCAAAGCAGTGCGGCATTATCACCAAAAGGTACGGTTTTTAGTCAATAGGCGGCAAAGTTTTTTTATTCAAGCAATGTACAAAGCGCTTGCTTTACCTGCGTTCAAACCTGAAATTCTTATCTACACTCACGACTTTATGTTAGATTTGCCTATCTACTTTGGACATTCCGATTGGTTTGCCTACTAG
- a CDS encoding site-specific DNA-methyltransferase, whose product MINKLICGDTLQELQKLPDNSVDMGITSPPYNKQENKKGWLVKNVKYDLASDKKNEHEYQQEQIAVLNQLYRIIKPGGSFFYNHKIRWEKGILLHPIQWICQTKWHIRQEIIWDRMIAANLRGWRFWQVDERIYWLYKPKNDTDLVGEELLSKHALLTSIWRFNPEQKVNHPAPFPIALPTRCIYSILNENPGIVIDPYCGSGTTCVAAKLLDKNYIGIDISQEYLDLAQKRLDNYWQEKAAVQEELDKHTVRKTFQQRKEEGLWDKKLHKKSQYPDLFKTNL is encoded by the coding sequence ATGATAAATAAACTCATTTGTGGAGATACCTTGCAGGAACTGCAAAAACTGCCAGATAACAGTGTAGATATGGGTATAACCTCGCCCCCTTACAACAAACAAGAAAATAAAAAAGGCTGGTTGGTCAAAAATGTCAAGTACGATTTAGCAAGCGATAAAAAAAACGAACATGAATATCAACAAGAACAAATAGCTGTGCTCAATCAATTGTATAGAATAATCAAACCAGGAGGAAGTTTTTTCTACAATCATAAAATACGTTGGGAAAAAGGAATTCTTTTGCATCCCATTCAGTGGATTTGTCAAACAAAATGGCATATTCGGCAGGAAATTATTTGGGATAGAATGATAGCAGCTAACCTTAGAGGTTGGCGATTTTGGCAAGTAGATGAACGTATTTACTGGCTGTATAAACCTAAAAACGATACTGACCTGGTTGGCGAAGAGTTGCTTTCCAAACATGCATTGCTTACCTCTATATGGCGCTTCAATCCTGAGCAAAAAGTAAATCACCCTGCACCGTTTCCTATTGCGTTACCTACGCGTTGCATTTATTCTATTCTCAACGAAAACCCTGGAATAGTCATAGATCCCTATTGCGGCAGTGGAACTACTTGCGTAGCGGCTAAACTCCTAGATAAAAACTACATTGGAATTGATATTTCTCAAGAGTATTTAGACCTTGCCCAAAAACGTTTGGATAACTATTGGCAAGAAAAAGCTGCAGTACAAGAAGAACTTGATAAACATACAGTTAGAAAAACTTTTCAACAACGTAAAGAAGAAGGACTTTGGGACAAAAAACTTCATAAAAAATCTCAATATCCCGATTTGTTCAAAACTAATCTCTAA
- a CDS encoding flippase-like domain-containing protein gives MDIQESKLQKKLGYKRLLIPLVIGLGTSAYFVHQAYHPELIDKLLNAKLHWILIGALFILIRDLGYMYRIKIISKDKLSWYKSFEIIMLWEFGTAMMPAFIGGTGLAVVFLYREGFSAGKSTAFVLLTAVIDQFFYVWAVPTVVLLAGYSHVFPTMAEVFENYGGKSPFPFPLSTLLLLSYLINLFYCVTLSYTMFINPHLIPRWIDKLFRTRILKRFHEPVMREVNNFTVAFYELKGYSASFWVKLVSVTMVVWIGRFFLVNCLIEAIGIVLVPEGVVTTHAQIYGRLLVMWVIMHLSPTPGGAGVAEAIFPTFLGKYIISGMSSTIALLWRLISYYPYLIIGSLILPRWIQKTRKRIPIE, from the coding sequence GTGGATATACAAGAAAGTAAATTACAAAAAAAATTAGGTTACAAACGCTTACTTATCCCCTTAGTGATAGGTTTAGGGACAAGTGCTTATTTTGTGCATCAAGCTTATCACCCTGAATTGATAGACAAACTCCTCAACGCTAAGCTACATTGGATACTAATAGGGGCTCTGTTTATTCTCATTCGAGATTTAGGCTACATGTATCGGATAAAAATTATTTCCAAGGATAAGCTAAGTTGGTATAAAAGTTTTGAGATTATCATGTTATGGGAGTTTGGTACAGCTATGATGCCTGCTTTTATAGGGGGAACGGGATTAGCCGTAGTTTTTTTATATCGGGAGGGGTTCAGTGCAGGTAAAAGTACTGCTTTTGTTTTGCTCACAGCAGTAATTGACCAATTTTTTTATGTTTGGGCAGTGCCTACGGTGGTTTTACTAGCAGGATACTCGCATGTTTTTCCGACTATGGCTGAAGTTTTCGAAAATTACGGTGGCAAATCGCCATTTCCTTTTCCGCTTTCTACGCTGCTTTTATTAAGTTACTTAATCAACTTATTTTACTGTGTAACTCTTTCATATACAATGTTCATCAACCCGCACTTAATTCCAAGATGGATAGATAAACTTTTTCGCACCCGTATATTAAAGCGCTTTCATGAACCTGTTATGCGGGAGGTAAATAATTTTACTGTAGCTTTTTACGAACTAAAAGGTTATTCTGCTTCATTTTGGGTAAAGTTGGTCAGTGTTACGATGGTAGTTTGGATTGGTAGGTTTTTTTTGGTCAATTGTTTGATAGAAGCAATAGGAATTGTGTTAGTACCTGAGGGAGTAGTAACTACTCATGCGCAGATATATGGGCGATTGCTGGTAATGTGGGTAATTATGCATTTATCACCCACCCCAGGTGGAGCAGGAGTAGCGGAAGCTATTTTTCCTACTTTTTTGGGTAAGTACATCATTAGTGGTATGAGTTCTACTATTGCTTTGTTATGGCGGTTAATTTCGTATTATCCGTATTTGATAATAGGTTCGTTGATTTTACCGCGTTGGATACAAAAGACACGTAAGAGAATTCCGATAGAGTGA